Sequence from the Thermodesulforhabdaceae bacterium genome:
CCGGCAGAGGATATTTCATAAGTTCTCGCAGTTCATCTCTGGTCATCTCGGGAGAAAGCGTTACAGCAAAGCAACCTTCTTCAGCCCAGTGAGCAAGAGAGGCGGCATTTCTAACATTGAGCCCCATTCCCCCAAATAACCCGATGCGGACATTAACATCTCGAAAAAGTTCCAGATGTCCCGGATTGTTGATCTCCCACAGGAGGAAACCTCTAGATACCAGCCATTCTGCGGCACGTTTATAAACTTTCAACCTTTCAGTCCAGCCCAATTCAGGGGTTGGAAGAGACAGCACAAGGCGTTCCTTCTGAGACGGCAGAATTTTCATGCGAGAAAGTGATTCCAAATTGGAAAGAGTGGCTTTAAGCACAACCCATTTGGCAGGTGAATGGAAGGCAGCCGGAAGATCCGACGGAGACGAGATTTTCAACAAAAGCTGGATCCCGCTTTTCTGGATAGCTTTACGTCGATCGGGAAGTTCCTCCCACACATTTTCAACAGGAAGATGCTTTGACCTTGAAGGAATCAAGGGAATTTTCGCTGCTATTTCAGATCTAATTCGTTTCCAAATAGCTTGAGACTGTTCAGTTTTATGACCGATCAGGAAAAGTTTTGTCCCTACCGGCAAATCGGAAAGCCCTTCAACCTCAACCAGATCGCCCTTTTGAGCATTTTCAGGATGAGTTCTACCAATGTGCCTGATAGGCTCTTCCCTGCCCCTCCAGGACTCAGGTCGAACAATGTCCCCTGAACGCAGATCTCCTCTCAGGCGTAACAGAGCACTATTTTCTCTCCTGCTCTCAACTGTTGCTATCCAAATCCCGCTTGATCCTGAACGACCTGGATCCAGGACACGCTCCGAGGGATTTGCTTCCCAAAATCCGGCACTGGTGTGTCTGGACGGAGCCGCTCGAAGCAATTCCTTAGCCAGCCCAATCGCTTCCGTCTCTTCCCCCGGACTGGCACTGAGAACCATCCGATAAGCCTTAACAACGTTTGCCACATAGTCGGGAGATTTCATCCGTCCTTCGATTTTCAACGCCGCAATTCGGGATTTTTTCAATCTGGGGATGAAGTCTATAGCTGAAAAGTCACTACAGGACAGGAAAAATCCTTCTCGCTTTCCCTGACGAAAACGAAGGCGACAGGGTTGAGCGCATTCGCCTCTAAGCCCACTCCGACCACCTCTAAAACTACTTGCAAGACAGAATCCAGAAAAGGAAAAACATAACGCTCCATGGACAAACACTTCTATTTCTACTGGAGCCTGTTCTGATATGGCTATGGCTTCTTCAACCGGCACCTCCCGCGCTAATACCACTCGACGAATTCCCCACTTAGCGGCTCTTTCTACTCCCTGAAGATTGTGGATGCCAGAAAGAGTGCTTAAATGGAGGGGAATTTCAGGAAAGAGGCGTCTCGCCATAAACACTGCACCCATGTCCTGGACAATGAGCCCACCAAAGCTCTTTGCTTCGGCAAGATCTGCAACGCGTTCCAACAAAACCCGAAATTGATCCAGTTCTCGAGAAAGCAAAAGGCTGTTTACTGCAAGATGGATTTTTATGTTTTTAGTCTCTGCCCAGCTGATTAGATCAGCACATTCCTCCAGGCTAAAGTTTCCGGCAAAAGCCCGGGCATTCCAGCCTTTAACACCAATGTAAACAGCGTCAGCTCCCGATTCAACGGCTGCCCAGAAGGATTCAATAGATCCGGCTGGAGCAAGAAGTTCAGGCAGTTTAAGAGAGTTATTACGATTCGAGCGATCTAATAATGTCAATCAGCGCCTCCACAGATTTTTCCAGTAATTTTTTGCCTTTTTCCGGGGATGCCTTGGCAGGATTTCCCCATACGCCTCCACGCCAGAAATCACGTTTATTTCGAACGAGTAAAAATCGAGGGAAAGAGGGATATTCTTCCTGAGATCGCCCTTTTACTTTGTCGGGAAAAAGATATTCTATAATGGACGTTTCGACCTCGCCGGCATGAGAATCTTCAGGAGTTTCCACAATGCCCTTCCATGCAATACGTCCCAGGTCGTTAATAGAGACAACAGCAAATCGAGCATCCTCAAGTTCATCCAGGAGTTCTTCGCAGGCATCAATTATCATGGCGATGTGAGTTCCACCGGCATGACCGCTAAGGACAAGAATATTTCTTAGCCCATTGAAATACAAGCCCCGGACAATGTCCTGAATGAGAAGCCTCAAGGTTGTCCCTCTTATGCTCACCGTTCCCGGGTGTTGAGAAGAGCTTCTGCAAAGCCCGTAAGTTACAGGCGGTGCCACCCAGACAAATATTTTCTGGGCAACGAGTCTGGCAAGTTCAACGGCGTGCCAGGTGTCGGTTCCTAAAGGTAGATGGCTTCCATGTTCTTCAAGGGAGCCACAGGGCAGGATAACAGTTCGGCTTTCTTTCAACCCCGAAGAGAATTCATCCATTGTAACTTCATCCAGCATGGGCATTTGTGTTTTTCTCCTTTTGCTCAGTGTGCACTTATAGATGTCTGCTTCTACAAATAGACCAGTGGTGGACATGTGTCTCCTACCCGAACACCCTGGCGAAAATGGTATCCACATGACGAGTATAAAAGCGAAGGTCAAAGAGTTCTTCAAGTTCATCTTCTGTCAAATGGCGCATAACTTCCGGATCTTCCTTAAGGCGGTTTTTGAGATGTCCACCCTGCTCCCAAACTTTCATAGCATTTCTCTGGACAAGTTCATAAGCTTCGTTACGAGAAAGCCCTTTTTGAGTAAGTGCAAGCATTACTCGCTGGGAATTGAAAAGTCCTCCCGTAAGGGCAAGATTTCTTGCGATGTTTTCTGGATAGACCGTAAGGTTTTCAATGATGCCGGTCAGACGATTCAGCATATAATCCAGAAGTATGGTGCTATCGGGAGCAATTATTCGTTCGACGGAAGAATGGCTGATGTCTCGCTCATGCCACAGAGCGACGTTTTCCATAGCGGCAAGAGCGTTAGCTCTAAGCACTCGAGCAAGCCCTGATAGATTTTCGCATCCGATGGGATTTCTCTTGTGAGGCATAGCGGAAGAGCCTTTCTGCCCTGGAGCAAAATACTCCTCCGCTTCACGGACCTCGGTTCTCTGAAGATGGCGAATTTCAACGGCTATTTTCTCCACTGTGCAGCCAATTATAGCCAGGGTAGTGAAAAATTCGGCATGGCGATCTCTCTGGACAATCTGGGTGCTGATAGGATCTGGTTTCAGTCCCAGCTTTTCGCAAGTAGCTTTTTCTATTTCGGGATCGATGTTAGCGTAAGTTCCGACGGCTCCAGAGATCTTTCCTACTCGTATGGTTTCCCTGGCGTTCAGAAGTCGTTCTCTGTTTCGTTTCATTTCTTCATACCAGAGGGCAAATTTGAGCCCAAGGGTTATGGGTTCGGCGTGGACACCGTGAGATCGTCCTATCATGATGAGATCTTTCCAGCGGAAAGCTTGATTTTTTAATGCGTTCATGAGTCTATCAATATCCTTCAGGAGAATGTCCGAAGCTTCAACCAGGAGTAGCGCCAGGGACGTGTCCAGCACATCTGAAGAAGTAAGCCCCTCGTGGATAAATCTTGAAGGTGGACCCACATATTCTGCCACGTTGGTAATAAAGGCTATTACATCGTGCTTTGTTGTTTCTTCTATTTCTTCTATACGCTTTGAATCAAAGTTAGCTCGTTCTTTAATAACAAGCCAGTCCTCCCAGGGAATTTCCCCACGTTCGGCTCTGACTTCACACACCGCAAGCTCCACTTCAAGCCATTTCCTGTAGCGATTTTCCTGGGTCCAGAGTTTCCCCATTTCTGGTCTTGTGTATCGAGGAATCACGAATTAGCCCTCCTTTCTTTTCTGACCTTAGTGCACATTCCGGATTACTTACCCCATCTTTTAGTGTTGTTCTGAAAGCTTTTCCATACCTCTATGAGATCCCAGGATAATCAAAATATCTCCTTTCTCGATCGAATATTGACCTCGAGGTATGAATACAACCCGATCTTTACCTGCCACGGAATCATGTTTTCTCACAGCAATAATCTGTAAGGCGTATTTATTGATAAGATCCAGTTGTTGCAGTGTTTTTCCGATGAAAGAGTCAGGGGACGGAAGTTCAAAAATAGCGTAATCTTCGTGAAGAGGGAGGTAATCTATCATGTTGGGGTTGTGGATTCGACGAGCCACTATGAGAGCCATATCTTTCTCAGGAAAGATAACATGATGAGCTCCAACGTGCTTTAATATTTGCGCATGTTCTTCACTCAAAGCTTTTGCGTATATGAGTTTTGCGCCGATCTGTCGCAGATTAAAGGTTGTTAGAATACTAGCCAGCATATTGGTTCCTATAGCTACAACAGTCGCATCCAAATCCTGTAATCCCAGGGCTCGTAGCGTTTCTATATTGGTTCCATCCGCCACCACAGC
This genomic interval carries:
- a CDS encoding U32 family peptidase, whose product is MTLLDRSNRNNSLKLPELLAPAGSIESFWAAVESGADAVYIGVKGWNARAFAGNFSLEECADLISWAETKNIKIHLAVNSLLLSRELDQFRVLLERVADLAEAKSFGGLIVQDMGAVFMARRLFPEIPLHLSTLSGIHNLQGVERAAKWGIRRVVLAREVPVEEAIAISEQAPVEIEVFVHGALCFSFSGFCLASSFRGGRSGLRGECAQPCRLRFRQGKREGFFLSCSDFSAIDFIPRLKKSRIAALKIEGRMKSPDYVANVVKAYRMVLSASPGEETEAIGLAKELLRAAPSRHTSAGFWEANPSERVLDPGRSGSSGIWIATVESRRENSALLRLRGDLRSGDIVRPESWRGREEPIRHIGRTHPENAQKGDLVEVEGLSDLPVGTKLFLIGHKTEQSQAIWKRIRSEIAAKIPLIPSRSKHLPVENVWEELPDRRKAIQKSGIQLLLKISSPSDLPAAFHSPAKWVVLKATLSNLESLSRMKILPSQKERLVLSLPTPELGWTERLKVYKRAAEWLVSRGFLLWEINNPGHLELFRDVNVRIGLFGGMGLNVRNAASLAHWAEEGCFAVTLSPEMTRDELRELMKYPLPAVPVVTVFSWLPLMTSVLEPKLMEGKPFITERGDQYYYQRSRRLTFIYADRPVSLFGKLGELMRMGYYYFALDISQGPWDLNKELPRLLSGFKHERDDEPFSVFNWDRKVLNAPT
- a CDS encoding creatininase family protein; the encoded protein is MPMLDEVTMDEFSSGLKESRTVILPCGSLEEHGSHLPLGTDTWHAVELARLVAQKIFVWVAPPVTYGLCRSSSQHPGTVSIRGTTLRLLIQDIVRGLYFNGLRNILVLSGHAGGTHIAMIIDACEELLDELEDARFAVVSINDLGRIAWKGIVETPEDSHAGEVETSIIEYLFPDKVKGRSQEEYPSFPRFLLVRNKRDFWRGGVWGNPAKASPEKGKKLLEKSVEALIDIIRSLES
- the purB gene encoding adenylosuccinate lyase, whose protein sequence is MIPRYTRPEMGKLWTQENRYRKWLEVELAVCEVRAERGEIPWEDWLVIKERANFDSKRIEEIEETTKHDVIAFITNVAEYVGPPSRFIHEGLTSSDVLDTSLALLLVEASDILLKDIDRLMNALKNQAFRWKDLIMIGRSHGVHAEPITLGLKFALWYEEMKRNRERLLNARETIRVGKISGAVGTYANIDPEIEKATCEKLGLKPDPISTQIVQRDRHAEFFTTLAIIGCTVEKIAVEIRHLQRTEVREAEEYFAPGQKGSSAMPHKRNPIGCENLSGLARVLRANALAAMENVALWHERDISHSSVERIIAPDSTILLDYMLNRLTGIIENLTVYPENIARNLALTGGLFNSQRVMLALTQKGLSRNEAYELVQRNAMKVWEQGGHLKNRLKEDPEVMRHLTEDELEELFDLRFYTRHVDTIFARVFG
- a CDS encoding TrkA family potassium uptake protein, which codes for MAQIAVIGLGNFGHYLARELYSKGHEVLAIDIKKESIQKIRQEVTEAVVADGTNIETLRALGLQDLDATVVAIGTNMLASILTTFNLRQIGAKLIYAKALSEEHAQILKHVGAHHVIFPEKDMALIVARRIHNPNMIDYLPLHEDYAIFELPSPDSFIGKTLQQLDLINKYALQIIAVRKHDSVAGKDRVVFIPRGQYSIEKGDILIILGSHRGMEKLSEQH